A single window of Gemmatimonadaceae bacterium DNA harbors:
- a CDS encoding ABC transporter, with product MVRARVVSAALLAVVTACSDSPLTPGGPVATRPAFDVGSAAACGVTTTVNLELASNGQSVGTVEAWNDANDLHVIFTATLVSEWRLKESFVWAGGSASSIPLLPNGTPRLGVFPYQAFHNPNVSTYEYVIPLSAVGGTPGTDLVIAAIGIAKRGPATGVVYGDGTQINPPARHEYFVHPVQRCGSPPPPPPGKDIVVFNDINVFDGNAMVNANNVKLVQNLANFTTAGPRNSATEVAWDRGRNSVCSPAGNDECNNTNMASARAAITGQGFSMVDITSSSGTLDDLIASQGANWKSLWLWTPLEAFTVDEVNALKQFADEGGRVVFIGEWLGYYPQAGIDLENQLLLDMGAVMTNTGGAVNCGYNTLPASSLRPHQITTGLTDLTMACSSVLLPGPSDFPLYFDLSNTMVLSAVATVDVTPISTSRVRANRLSYAASFQDLKKSGSGR from the coding sequence ATGGTACGCGCAAGGGTAGTGTCCGCCGCGCTGTTGGCGGTGGTGACGGCATGCAGCGACAGCCCGCTGACGCCGGGAGGGCCGGTCGCGACGCGCCCGGCATTCGATGTGGGGAGCGCGGCGGCGTGTGGGGTCACCACGACGGTGAACCTGGAGCTGGCATCCAACGGACAATCCGTTGGCACGGTGGAGGCGTGGAACGACGCCAACGATCTGCACGTGATCTTCACCGCGACGCTCGTGAGCGAGTGGCGGCTGAAGGAGTCGTTCGTGTGGGCCGGCGGCTCGGCGTCGAGCATTCCGTTGCTGCCGAACGGCACGCCACGGTTGGGGGTGTTTCCCTACCAGGCCTTCCACAATCCGAACGTCAGCACGTACGAGTACGTGATCCCACTCAGCGCCGTGGGTGGTACGCCGGGCACCGACCTGGTCATCGCGGCGATCGGCATCGCGAAGCGTGGCCCGGCGACGGGCGTGGTGTACGGCGATGGCACGCAGATCAACCCGCCGGCCAGGCACGAGTACTTCGTCCACCCCGTGCAGCGCTGCGGCTCGCCGCCTCCGCCGCCGCCAGGCAAGGACATCGTGGTGTTCAACGACATTAACGTGTTCGATGGCAACGCCATGGTGAACGCGAACAACGTGAAGCTCGTGCAGAACCTCGCGAACTTCACCACGGCCGGTCCGCGCAACTCGGCTACCGAGGTCGCGTGGGACCGCGGCCGGAACTCGGTCTGCAGCCCGGCCGGCAACGACGAGTGCAACAACACCAACATGGCCTCCGCCCGCGCTGCGATCACCGGACAGGGCTTCAGCATGGTGGACATCACCTCGTCATCGGGAACGCTGGACGACCTCATCGCCAGTCAGGGAGCCAACTGGAAGTCACTCTGGCTGTGGACGCCCCTCGAGGCCTTCACCGTCGACGAAGTGAACGCGCTCAAGCAGTTCGCCGACGAAGGCGGGCGCGTGGTGTTCATCGGTGAATGGCTTGGCTACTACCCGCAGGCCGGCATCGACCTGGAGAACCAGCTGCTGCTGGACATGGGCGCCGTCATGACCAACACCGGCGGGGCCGTGAACTGCGGCTACAACACGTTGCCCGCGTCGTCCCTGCGTCCGCACCAGATCACCACCGGGCTCACCGATCTGACGATGGCCTGCTCGTCGGTGCTCCTGCCGGGGCCGAGCGACTTCCCGCTGTACTTCGACCTGTCCAACACGATGGTGCTGTCGGCCGTCGCGACGGTCGACGTAACCCCGATCT